The sequence below is a genomic window from Streptosporangium lutulentum.
CGGCGGTGTCGTTCGCTCCGGGCATAGGTGAGAATGAACTGTGAGTGAGCGCAGCGAGCGAGCCAGTAGGGACAGCGGCCGACGGGCTGCCAGGCTGACGGGAGACGACTCGTGAACCGTACTCGATCCCGCGCCGTGGTCCCGGACCAGGCCTGCGTCGCCGCCGTCGACTTGGCCCGTTTCGCGATCGAAGAGAACGTCAGACCCGATGAGGTGGGCGATCACCTCGGCGTCGAGGGTGAGGGCGACCGCGTCGTCACCCACTACTTCGCCAGTCTGGACCGCGCCTATCAGGGCTGGCGCTGGGCCGTCACCGTCGCCAGGGCCTCCCGGGCCCGCAACGTGACGGTCAGCGAGGTCGTGCTCCTGCCCGGCCCGGGCGCGCTGCTGCCGCCCCAGTGGGTGCCGTGGAGCGAGCGGTTGCGCCCCGGCGATCTCGGTGTGGGCGATCTGCTGCCCACCTCCGACGACGACGATCGGCTCGCACCCGGTTTCACCGAGGTCGACGACGACGTCGACCATCAAATGATCTTCGAGTACGGCCTCGGACGGGCACGGGTGCTCTCTCCGATCGGCCGTGACCGCGCCGTGCGGCGCTGGCACTCCGGCGAGTCGGGCCCGCACACCCCACTCGCCCACGCCGCTCCCGCCCAGTGCTCCACCTGCGGCTTCTACTGGCCGCTGGCGGGTGCGCTGCGCACCGGCTTCGGCGTCTGCGCGAACGAGTACGCGCCCGACGACGGCCGGGTGGTCGCCGCCGACCACGGCTGCGGCGCGCATTCGGAGGCCGCCGTGCTGCCGCACCAGGTGGAGCCGACCTCGCCGATCCTCGACGATCTCGCCTATGACACCACCGAGGACTCCTCGGAGGCGGGTCTGGCCGGTTCCGTGGACGTCGACGGCTCCGAGCCGCTGGGGCACTCCTGATCCGACCCTGTTTCGACAGCCCACCGGATAGTTTCTGATCCGGCGCTGTTTCCGCAGGCCGCCGGGTCACCTCCGGCCCGGCCGCCTGCCGGACGAGGTGATCTGCGTGGCCCTCGACCCATGGGACTCATCGCTGTGACTGACATCTTCGACACCGAGCGACTGCGCTCCGCCGTACTCGCCGCCTGGGCGGCCTCGCCCGCGCGTTTCCGCGAGGACGCCAACGCGGAGGAGGACTTCGCGCTCGGCGGCTACCGGGACCGGCTGATCGTCGAGCTCGCCCAGAACGCCGCCGACGCCGCGCTCCGCGCCGGGGTGCCCGGACGGCTCCGCCTGTCCCTGCGCGAGGGGGTGCTGTCGGCCGCCAACACCGGCGCCCCGGTGGACGCGGCCGGGATAGAGGGCCTGTCCACGCTGCGCGTCTCCGCCAAGCGGGACGAGTCCGGCGCGGCCGGCCGGTTCGGCGTCGGGTTCGCGGCCGTGGTGTCGGTCTGCGATGAGCCGGTGATCGGATCGCTCGGCTCCGGGGTCGTCCGCTGGTCCCGCGAGCAGACCGCCGCGCTGGTGGCCGCCGAGCCCGCGCTGGCCAAGGAACTCGCCGAGCGCGGGGGGCACGTGCCGCTGCTGCGCCTGCCGTTCCCCGCCGGTCCGGTCGAGATCCCCCCGGGCTTCACCACGCTCGTACGGCTGCCGCTGCGTGACGGCACGGCCGAGGACGTCGTCCGGCGGATGCTGCGGGAGACCAGCCCCGCGCTGCTGCTCGGCCTGCCCGCCCTTGAGTCGATCGAGATCGACGTGGACGGCGAGACGCGGACCGTCACGCCCGACGGCTGGCAGGTGGTCGCGGCCTCCGGGCAGTTCGCCCCGGAGCAGGTGGCCGAGCTGTTCGCCGACCGCCCGACCGAGGAAAGGGCCCGGCCGTACTGGCTGGTCCGCTGGGCCGTGCCCGTCGCCGGATCCGCGAGCGGGACTCCGGGCGGCCCTGACACCGCGGGTGGGGAGCCTCGACCCCTGCCCGCGCAGGTGCCGCCGGTGGTGCACGCGCCCACGCCGAGCGACGAGCCGCTGGACCTGCCCGCGTTGCTGATCGCCTCGTTCCCGATGGCCACCGACCGGCGGCACGTGGCGAAGGGCCCGCTGACGGACTTCCTGGTGGAGCGCGCCGCCGACCTCTACCTAGAACTGCTCGCCGGGCTGCCGCGCACGCCCAAGCTGCTCGACCTCGTCCCCGGCCTGATGGGCAAGGGCGAGCTCGACGCGCAGATCCGCCGGGCGATCCTGCGCAGGCTCCCCGACGCCCCGCTGCTCCCCGTGCTCTCCCCGCCCGCCGACGGCGAGGGCCTGGTCGTGCCCGGACGGCGAGCCTCCGTGGTCGCGGCCCCGGGCGAGCTGCTGGAGAAGATCGCCCCCATGGTCCCCGGGCTGCTGCCCGCGGGGTGGCCGTCCCGCCATCCCGCGATCAACACGCTCGGCGTCAAGCGGGTGCAGCTCACCGACGTCGTGGACATGCTCTCCGGCGACGCGGTCGAAGACAGGGACCCGGCCTGGTGGCGGTCGCTGTACGAGGTGCTGCCCGCCGACGACCCCGAGTCCCTCGGCGCGCTGCCGGTCCCGCTCGCCGACGGCCGCCTGGTCCGGGGGCCGCGCGGCACGCTGCTGCTGATCGACGGCTCCGCGCTGGACCCGGCCGTGCTCGCCCCGCTCGGGTTGCGCGTGGTCCACCCGGACGCGGCCCACCCGCTCCTGCTCCGGCTCGGCGCGGGCGAGGCGACCCCCCGGACGGTCCTGGAGGATTCGCTGACCCGCTCCGCCGTCTCGGAGTCCCTGAACAGCGCCGACGCCGAGCCGGTCGCCCAGGCCGTGCTCGCGCTGGTGGACGCCGCCGGACTGACCGCGGGAGAGGCCCCCTGGCTGGCCGACCTGGCGCTGCGCGGCGCGGACGGCGAGCTGTACCCGGCGGGTGAGCTGCTTCTCGCCGAGGGAGCGCTGGCCGGGCTGCTGGATCCGGACACGCACTTCGGCACGGCCGCGCCCGAGCTGGTGGAGCGGTACGGCTCGCGGGTGCTGGCCGCGGCCGGGGTGCTCGACGGCTTCGCCGTGGTGAACGACACCGACGTCATGATCGACCCGGATGACTGCGACCACGACCTGGACCGCGAGGACGAGTGGCTGGAGGCCGTTCTCGACCTGCTGCCCGAGATGGACGTCCCGCCGGTCGCCAGGGAGTTCTCCGCGATCCGCGACCTCGAATACGTCGCGAACTGGCCCGCGGCCCTCACCCTCCTGTCACGCCCGCCGCTCCGTTCGGTCCTGCATCCGCTGCGGATCCTCGTGGCGGGAGAGGTCGTGGAGGTGCCGTCCTACACCGCGTGGTGGCTCTCCACCCACCCGGTGCTCGGCGGGAGGCGTCCCACCGAGCTGAGGCTCCCGACCGCCGACGCGCTGCTGTTCGGCCTGTACGGCGACGCCCCGGCAGGGATCGACGAGGCCGCGCTGGCGATGATCGGCGTCCGGACCACGCTGGCGGAGCTGCTCGCCTCGCACGGCGGCCCCGACGAGCTGATCTACCTGATGGGCGACCCCACCGTGGAGGTGGACCGGGCCCAGCTCCGAGCCCTGTGGGTGGCTCTCGCCGCCGTCGAACCCGCGCGGGTCGCGCCCCCGCGCTCGGTCCGCGCCATCCTCGGCGGCGAGATCGTCGTCGCCGACGCCGAG
It includes:
- a CDS encoding DUF3027 domain-containing protein produces the protein MNRTRSRAVVPDQACVAAVDLARFAIEENVRPDEVGDHLGVEGEGDRVVTHYFASLDRAYQGWRWAVTVARASRARNVTVSEVVLLPGPGALLPPQWVPWSERLRPGDLGVGDLLPTSDDDDRLAPGFTEVDDDVDHQMIFEYGLGRARVLSPIGRDRAVRRWHSGESGPHTPLAHAAPAQCSTCGFYWPLAGALRTGFGVCANEYAPDDGRVVAADHGCGAHSEAAVLPHQVEPTSPILDDLAYDTTEDSSEAGLAGSVDVDGSEPLGHS
- a CDS encoding sacsin N-terminal ATP-binding-like domain-containing protein, translating into MTDIFDTERLRSAVLAAWAASPARFREDANAEEDFALGGYRDRLIVELAQNAADAALRAGVPGRLRLSLREGVLSAANTGAPVDAAGIEGLSTLRVSAKRDESGAAGRFGVGFAAVVSVCDEPVIGSLGSGVVRWSREQTAALVAAEPALAKELAERGGHVPLLRLPFPAGPVEIPPGFTTLVRLPLRDGTAEDVVRRMLRETSPALLLGLPALESIEIDVDGETRTVTPDGWQVVAASGQFAPEQVAELFADRPTEERARPYWLVRWAVPVAGSASGTPGGPDTAGGEPRPLPAQVPPVVHAPTPSDEPLDLPALLIASFPMATDRRHVAKGPLTDFLVERAADLYLELLAGLPRTPKLLDLVPGLMGKGELDAQIRRAILRRLPDAPLLPVLSPPADGEGLVVPGRRASVVAAPGELLEKIAPMVPGLLPAGWPSRHPAINTLGVKRVQLTDVVDMLSGDAVEDRDPAWWRSLYEVLPADDPESLGALPVPLADGRLVRGPRGTLLLIDGSALDPAVLAPLGLRVVHPDAAHPLLLRLGAGEATPRTVLEDSLTRSAVSESLNSADAEPVAQAVLALVDAAGLTAGEAPWLADLALRGADGELYPAGELLLAEGALAGLLDPDTHFGTAAPELVERYGSRVLAAAGVLDGFAVVNDTDVMIDPDDCDHDLDREDEWLEAVLDLLPEMDVPPVAREFSAIRDLEYVANWPAALTLLSRPPLRSVLHPLRILVAGEVVEVPSYTAWWLSTHPVLGGRRPTELRLPTADALLFGLYGDAPAGIDEAALAMIGVRTTLAELLASHGGPDELIYLMGDPTVEVDRAQLRALWVALAAVEPARVAPPRSVRAILGGEIVVADAEDGRTLSAEGEGADEPGEPVVVEAPDLLPLVAGRPLILAPFDLAEALSELLDLPLAGEEAAGEVTSSGEVREVPPAVRSLLPTAPTTYMEHERLLVDGVPAAWRFFEGVVHATGVEGLARGLAWASGQWGDRLAVAALLRDPEAVPLLLAEADLDSWTASTN